One window of the Halorussus sp. MSC15.2 genome contains the following:
- a CDS encoding archaellin/type IV pilin N-terminal domain-containing protein produces MTGRWSSSDGAVGGRQSPTDSASGTARRARGQSEVLGVVLLLAITITGTGLIVAFGSSALSDSKQSSEIDSAEHAMTQLDSKASLVGIGPSPAQSVSLGVDSATVENRTGWMRVRVVNRTDGTTEHVVMNQTLGAISYRNGDTSIAYQGGGVWKRTANGSTMVSPPEFHYRGTTLTLPLVAINGSKTLDGRVRMTSGGDPESKFPKRSDPDFRNPLTNGEVNVTVRSDYYQAWGRFFEQRTGGSVTYYHPENRVTISLVVPTRTRNVTNALAGTTPDQMTIQGAGGSSFTDSYNSSDGTGYSGRGASDNGTIVTKGSVELTGGAEIYGDLRTGGGTVDFGGGVTVHGNLSYGGTVNCNGGSPGSDCSSVEGWQANNGTAPDISPIGDMVQGKVATYSDPSNNQNGGVTAINESTDTWNDSESTLTLPSGAYYISNDDLDSSQTLRFDNTGGDITLVVDDDIVWNDVNVEVADPDGGMVKLYTSGSKFHLKDSTVGDTATHYSPSLRVYAGPGLDVRLETHTQFVGLIYAPGTDTNSGSITVKSQAELYGGIVGGGNTLLKSGGSIHFDQALKSVDPVIGASENVPRLTYLHISVARVNVTSV; encoded by the coding sequence ATGACCGGCCGGTGGAGTTCGAGCGACGGCGCAGTTGGGGGACGCCAATCGCCGACGGATTCGGCGTCAGGAACGGCGAGGAGGGCACGCGGCCAGTCGGAAGTGTTGGGCGTCGTTCTCCTGCTCGCCATCACCATCACGGGCACGGGCCTCATCGTCGCGTTCGGGTCGTCGGCGCTGTCGGACTCCAAGCAGTCTTCGGAGATAGACAGCGCCGAACACGCCATGACGCAACTCGACTCGAAGGCGAGTTTGGTCGGTATCGGCCCGTCGCCCGCCCAGAGCGTCTCGCTGGGGGTCGATAGCGCCACGGTGGAGAATCGGACCGGATGGATGCGAGTTCGGGTCGTCAATCGAACCGACGGGACGACCGAACACGTCGTGATGAACCAGACCCTCGGCGCGATATCCTACCGAAACGGTGACACGAGCATCGCGTATCAGGGTGGCGGCGTCTGGAAGCGAACCGCCAACGGGAGTACGATGGTGTCGCCGCCGGAGTTCCACTACCGCGGCACCACGCTCACGCTACCGCTCGTCGCCATCAACGGGAGCAAGACGCTCGACGGCCGCGTTCGGATGACCAGCGGCGGCGACCCCGAGTCGAAGTTTCCGAAACGCAGCGACCCCGATTTCCGGAACCCGCTCACGAACGGCGAGGTGAACGTCACGGTACGGAGCGACTACTACCAAGCATGGGGCCGGTTCTTCGAGCAGCGAACCGGCGGGTCGGTCACGTACTACCACCCAGAGAACCGCGTCACCATCTCGCTGGTCGTCCCCACGCGGACGCGGAACGTCACGAACGCGCTGGCCGGGACGACGCCCGACCAGATGACCATCCAAGGCGCTGGCGGGTCGTCGTTCACCGACAGCTACAACTCCTCGGACGGCACGGGATACTCGGGTAGAGGTGCCTCCGACAACGGGACCATCGTCACCAAGGGGAGCGTGGAACTGACCGGCGGTGCCGAAATCTACGGCGACCTGCGTACCGGCGGGGGGACCGTCGACTTCGGCGGTGGCGTCACCGTCCACGGCAACCTCTCGTACGGCGGGACGGTCAACTGCAACGGCGGTTCGCCGGGCAGCGACTGTAGTTCAGTCGAGGGGTGGCAGGCCAACAACGGTACCGCCCCCGACATCAGTCCCATCGGCGACATGGTGCAGGGAAAGGTGGCGACCTACAGCGACCCCTCGAACAACCAGAACGGCGGCGTGACGGCAATCAACGAGAGCACGGACACGTGGAACGACTCCGAATCGACGCTGACGCTCCCCTCGGGGGCGTACTATATCTCCAACGACGACCTCGATTCGAGTCAGACGCTCAGGTTCGACAACACCGGCGGGGACATCACGCTCGTCGTGGACGACGACATCGTCTGGAACGACGTGAACGTCGAGGTGGCCGACCCCGACGGCGGGATGGTGAAACTCTACACCAGCGGGTCGAAGTTCCACCTCAAGGACTCGACCGTCGGGGACACCGCCACTCACTACTCGCCGTCGCTGCGAGTCTACGCCGGGCCGGGTCTCGACGTGAGACTCGAAACGCACACCCAGTTCGTCGGTCTCATCTACGCGCCGGGTACCGACACCAACTCGGGGTCGATTACGGTCAAAAGTCAGGCCGAACTCTACGGCGGCATCGTCGGCGGCGGCAACACGCTCCTGAAGTCGGGCGGGTCGATTCACTTCGACCAAGCGCTCAAGTCGGTGGACCCCGTCATCGGCGCGTCCGAGAACGTTCCGCGACTGACCTACCTCCACATCAGCGTCGCCCGCGTGAACGTCACCAGCGTCTGA
- a CDS encoding HalOD1 output domain-containing protein translates to MSMSRNNIDPVEIQSASEDGDFTSTYVFDISDQMLGGEVCTGLALALAEVLDRDPARMTPLSSVVDCDALQMLFHTRRYGDLRDDVSVSFPYDVYEVTVHSSGRVVVQG, encoded by the coding sequence ATGAGCATGTCGAGAAACAACATCGACCCGGTGGAGATTCAATCCGCGTCCGAGGACGGCGATTTCACCTCTACGTACGTCTTCGACATCAGCGACCAGATGCTCGGTGGGGAGGTGTGTACCGGTCTCGCACTCGCGCTCGCGGAGGTACTCGACCGCGACCCCGCCCGGATGACACCGCTAAGTTCCGTGGTGGACTGCGACGCGCTCCAGATGCTCTTCCACACGCGACGGTACGGCGACCTGCGCGACGACGTCTCGGTATCGTTCCCCTACGACGTGTACGAGGTCACGGTGCATTCGAGCGGCCGAGTCGTGGTACAGGGGTAG
- the eif1A gene encoding translation initiation factor eIF-1A, which translates to MSEDSGRRNLRMPDDTEQFAIVTEMLGKNRVRLRCNDGVERMGRIPGRMRKRIWIRRDDIVLCEPWDWQDEKADIEWRYDGSAQDQLRREGHINV; encoded by the coding sequence GTGAGTGAAGATTCTGGGCGACGGAACCTCCGCATGCCCGACGACACGGAGCAGTTCGCTATCGTGACCGAGATGCTCGGCAAGAACCGCGTACGCCTCCGCTGTAACGACGGTGTCGAGCGCATGGGTCGGATTCCGGGCCGGATGCGAAAGCGAATCTGGATTCGACGCGACGACATCGTGCTGTGCGAACCGTGGGACTGGCAGGACGAGAAGGCCGACATCGAGTGGCGGTACGACGGGTCCGCGCAGGACCAACTCCGACGCGAAGGTCACATCAACGTCTAA
- a CDS encoding site-specific integrase: MSENLEPLPPAEAVNLYLDHREPELSEKSIENQRYRLNSFIDFCQEEEIENLNSLTGRDLHRYRVWRRNGEGDGYGDDGVSKTTLRSNLATLRVFLEFAAGIDAVEQGMRERVLLPELDPEEEAKEEQLPEDRAERILDHLNRFHYASRDHVIIALLWHTGIRLGSLRAFDVGDFDSKAPCLELRHRPEEGTPLKNGKAAKRTIAVGEHYAEVLQDYLAHNRHDVTDEYGREPLLTSAQGRLTATPIRRTVYEWTLPCVVADCPHGEDPATCRYKTDRDHASGCPSSRSPHGIRRGAITKHLRDGTPEEIVTDRMNVSGDVLDQHYDQRTEREKMELRREFIQDA; this comes from the coding sequence ATGAGTGAGAACCTCGAACCGCTTCCACCGGCGGAAGCGGTGAACCTCTACCTCGACCACCGCGAACCCGAACTGTCCGAGAAATCGATAGAGAACCAGCGATACCGACTGAACTCGTTCATCGATTTCTGTCAGGAGGAGGAGATCGAGAACCTGAACTCGTTGACCGGCCGTGACCTGCATCGGTACCGCGTCTGGCGACGGAACGGCGAGGGCGACGGATACGGTGACGACGGCGTCTCGAAGACGACGCTCCGGAGCAACCTCGCCACGCTCCGCGTCTTCTTGGAGTTCGCCGCGGGTATCGACGCGGTCGAGCAGGGAATGCGCGAGCGCGTTCTCCTCCCGGAACTCGACCCCGAGGAGGAAGCGAAGGAGGAACAGTTACCAGAGGACCGGGCAGAGAGAATCCTCGATCACTTAAATCGGTTCCACTACGCGAGCCGCGATCACGTCATCATCGCGTTGCTGTGGCACACTGGTATCCGACTCGGTAGCCTCCGCGCGTTCGACGTGGGGGACTTCGATTCGAAGGCACCGTGTCTCGAACTCCGCCACCGTCCCGAAGAGGGCACACCCCTCAAGAACGGGAAAGCCGCGAAGCGGACGATAGCGGTCGGCGAACACTACGCGGAGGTCCTTCAGGACTATCTCGCTCACAATCGCCACGACGTGACCGACGAGTACGGGCGCGAGCCGCTTCTCACGAGCGCACAGGGTCGACTCACGGCGACTCCGATTCGTCGGACGGTTTACGAGTGGACGCTACCCTGCGTGGTAGCGGACTGCCCACACGGTGAGGACCCGGCTACGTGTCGGTACAAGACTGACCGCGACCACGCGAGTGGGTGCCCTTCGTCGCGGTCGCCGCACGGGATTCGTCGCGGAGCGATTACGAAGCATCTCCGCGACGGGACTCCGGAGGAGATCGTCACCGACCGGATGAACGTCTCTGGTGACGTCCTCGACCAGCATTACGACCAGCGAACCGAGCGTGAGAAGATGGAACTCCGGCGTGAATTCATCCAAGACGCATGA
- a CDS encoding J domain-containing protein produces MLGVERGADADEVREAFRQRVQRVHPDHGGSEAAFRRVNDAKEAMLDE; encoded by the coding sequence ATTCTCGGCGTCGAGCGCGGTGCTGACGCCGACGAGGTCCGGGAGGCGTTCCGGCAGCGAGTCCAGAGGGTCCACCCGGACCACGGCGGGAGCGAGGCCGCGTTCCGCCGGGTGAACGACGCCAAGGAGGCGATGCTCGATGAGTGA
- a CDS encoding J domain-containing protein has protein sequence MSSLDWPTGFDRTNPTNRERNNRFEASLHDSIDDLESELERLDVDDWRLSTDARHQKQNPKYPYANASPDDPSAVVRWTMDGDQFAVACDAYSRLRDNIRSLYLYLREKRKMEQRPVVTGESEFANARLPSGDDSGAVVAEEPPPPDSRRRARC, from the coding sequence ATGAGCAGCCTCGACTGGCCGACTGGCTTCGACCGAACCAACCCCACCAACCGAGAACGAAACAACCGATTTGAGGCATCACTTCACGACTCCATCGACGACCTCGAATCGGAACTCGAACGACTCGACGTGGACGACTGGCGACTCTCGACCGACGCACGCCACCAGAAGCAGAACCCGAAGTACCCCTACGCGAATGCCAGCCCCGACGACCCGAGCGCGGTCGTCCGCTGGACGATGGACGGCGACCAGTTCGCGGTCGCCTGCGACGCCTATTCCCGACTCCGCGACAACATCCGGAGTCTCTACCTCTACCTTCGGGAGAAACGGAAGATGGAGCAGCGCCCGGTCGTCACGGGCGAGTCCGAGTTCGCCAACGCGAGACTTCCCTCGGGCGACGACTCCGGCGCAGTCGTCGCAGAGGAACCCCCCCCACCGGATTCTCGGCGTCGAGCGCGGTGCTGA
- a CDS encoding helix-turn-helix transcriptional regulator: MSSTSAGVQFADLHAFERDLLYAVRALERDGDAPKGLAVKDHLEAEYDEEINHSRLYQNLDGLVAHNLLTKGKKDDRTNEYATTDEARALLEARTERRAEQVGLSTNGGETA, translated from the coding sequence GTGAGTTCCACGAGCGCCGGGGTCCAATTCGCGGACCTCCACGCCTTCGAGCGCGACCTGCTGTACGCGGTCCGCGCGCTCGAACGTGACGGCGACGCCCCCAAGGGTCTCGCCGTCAAGGACCACCTCGAAGCCGAGTACGACGAGGAAATCAACCACTCACGGCTCTACCAGAACCTCGACGGTCTCGTCGCGCACAACCTCCTGACGAAGGGCAAGAAGGACGACCGGACCAACGAGTACGCCACCACCGACGAAGCGCGCGCCCTCTTAGAGGCACGGACGGAGCGCCGCGCCGAGCAGGTTGGCCTCTCGACCAACGGAGGTGAGACTGCGTGA
- a CDS encoding ArsR family transcriptional regulator, whose amino-acid sequence MRPLVTWMTKSDPAILEFFEEQDISMPPAVVSFNIEGVSHPTVKRRMPELADHGLLEKVEGKRGYYRITDRGRAYLAGDLDAEELEDE is encoded by the coding sequence ATGCGCCCGCTGGTGACGTGGATGACTAAGTCAGACCCTGCTATCCTCGAATTTTTCGAGGAGCAGGACATTTCTATGCCGCCAGCGGTTGTCTCCTTCAACATCGAAGGAGTATCGCATCCGACTGTAAAGCGTCGAATGCCTGAATTGGCCGACCATGGGTTACTGGAGAAAGTAGAAGGAAAGCGTGGCTATTATCGGATTACGGACCGCGGCCGTGCCTACCTCGCGGGCGACCTCGACGCCGAGGAGTTAGAGGACGAGTAA
- a CDS encoding recombinase family protein has protein sequence MSEIACYCRVSTDDQSLDRQLSSTRDYAEREFGADLADLEVYRDKSTGTNTDRSGYQEMVANANAGDLDAVVVHSVSRVCRSISDLERTASRLEGAGVELHIVTEGLTLRPGDDDPFQRALFQLLGVFAELEANMAQQRTKEGIAARQAKDDYHHGPAPLGFEKDDGRLVEAENYHDVVAVLDMVRKDELSKRKAAKRLETSRATINRSLDRAELYGL, from the coding sequence ATGAGCGAAATCGCCTGCTACTGTCGCGTCTCCACCGACGACCAAAGCCTCGACCGGCAGCTGTCCTCAACCCGAGACTACGCCGAGCGCGAGTTCGGCGCAGACCTCGCCGACCTCGAAGTGTACCGCGACAAGAGTACCGGAACCAACACCGACCGCTCGGGCTACCAAGAGATGGTCGCCAACGCCAACGCGGGTGACCTCGACGCCGTGGTCGTCCACAGCGTCTCACGAGTCTGTCGGTCAATCTCCGACCTCGAACGCACGGCCTCTCGCCTCGAAGGCGCTGGGGTCGAACTTCACATCGTCACCGAGGGCCTGACGCTCCGGCCCGGCGACGACGACCCGTTCCAGCGGGCGCTGTTCCAACTTCTCGGAGTGTTTGCCGAACTAGAGGCGAACATGGCTCAACAGCGGACGAAGGAAGGAATCGCCGCTCGACAGGCCAAGGACGACTACCACCACGGCCCTGCTCCCCTCGGATTCGAGAAGGACGACGGACGACTCGTCGAGGCCGAGAACTACCACGACGTGGTCGCCGTTCTGGACATGGTCCGAAAAGATGAACTCTCCAAGCGGAAGGCCGCTAAACGGTTGGAAACCTCGCGGGCGACCATCAATCGGTCGCTGGACCGTGCGGAACTCTACGGCCTTTGA
- a CDS encoding HNH endonuclease, producing the protein MDRTCFICGETNQNVMEEHHILPRRYDGSDEPENLVTLCSNCHTAIEKIYGDDFFDRLIENIKNREFGGDVTEGVECFAEEYLGEDNVSVPKGTTDGSRAEIFRAYKDFCERRRFPRHTVRRRFLRELESVMDGEFWRTV; encoded by the coding sequence GTGGACCGCACTTGCTTCATTTGTGGCGAGACAAATCAGAATGTGATGGAAGAGCATCACATTTTACCCCGAAGATACGATGGCAGTGATGAGCCTGAAAACTTAGTCACTCTCTGCTCCAATTGCCACACAGCCATCGAGAAAATATACGGAGACGACTTCTTCGACCGGCTAATTGAAAATATTAAGAACAGGGAGTTCGGTGGCGATGTGACTGAAGGCGTCGAGTGCTTCGCCGAAGAGTATCTTGGTGAGGATAATGTAAGTGTCCCCAAGGGTACTACGGATGGGAGTCGAGCGGAAATATTTCGAGCATATAAGGACTTCTGCGAACGGAGACGGTTCCCTCGCCACACGGTAAGACGCCGTTTCCTTAGAGAGTTAGAGTCCGTTATGGATGGTGAATTTTGGAGGACTGTTTGA
- a CDS encoding phosphotransferase, protein MVADVGDALATYTDDYEIRRELPSRGPNGVYEVIVDGQTAVCKVARENNAHIGQRVFVAQYVGEQTTVPTPALLAAEDDYALFEWINGTPYRSNEVRDLRERRLRNAGAMLARLHTEADFASHGYLCAQDGQLDLDAKGTWSEMLETLVSRWCDDLAGTQFEEAGQSVRKFVRTHQDALNNADGPDLIHGDYQPANVLFDGERVVGVLDWEFSLVGSGEFDLCRAEREFFDWYDAPEEDDELRDALQEGYESVRPLPSGFTARREVYRGILKLDPMRFFNTWKDEVKEPAATADSMVAFVRSSLANARDALNE, encoded by the coding sequence ATGGTAGCAGACGTGGGTGACGCGCTTGCCACATACACTGATGATTACGAAATCCGCCGGGAACTCCCCTCACGGGGTCCGAACGGGGTTTACGAAGTGATTGTTGACGGTCAGACCGCCGTCTGCAAGGTAGCTCGGGAAAACAACGCACATATCGGCCAGCGTGTATTCGTGGCCCAGTATGTCGGAGAACAAACAACAGTGCCGACACCGGCTCTACTTGCCGCGGAGGATGACTATGCACTCTTCGAATGGATTAACGGCACTCCGTATAGAAGCAACGAAGTGCGAGACCTTCGAGAACGGCGACTCCGCAATGCAGGTGCAATGCTAGCGCGGCTTCACACAGAGGCAGACTTCGCGTCCCACGGCTACCTCTGCGCTCAAGATGGCCAACTCGACCTTGATGCGAAAGGAACGTGGAGTGAAATGCTCGAAACACTTGTGTCGAGATGGTGTGACGACCTCGCAGGGACGCAGTTCGAGGAGGCCGGGCAATCCGTCCGTAAATTCGTCCGGACTCACCAAGACGCTCTCAATAATGCAGATGGCCCGGACCTCATTCACGGTGACTACCAGCCAGCGAACGTCCTGTTCGACGGGGAACGAGTCGTTGGAGTCCTTGACTGGGAGTTCTCACTAGTCGGGAGCGGGGAGTTCGACCTCTGTCGGGCCGAGCGGGAATTCTTCGACTGGTACGACGCCCCTGAGGAAGACGATGAACTCCGAGACGCGCTTCAGGAGGGCTACGAGTCGGTCCGTCCACTTCCCAGTGGCTTCACTGCTCGGCGTGAGGTCTATAGAGGCATTCTCAAACTTGACCCAATGCGGTTTTTCAATACATGGAAAGACGAGGTCAAAGAGCCCGCCGCGACCGCAGATTCGATGGTTGCGTTCGTCCGTAGCTCATTAGCAAACGCCCGTGATGCCTTGAACGAATAA
- a CDS encoding DUF488 domain-containing protein translates to MTLYTTYFGGLNSLVHPDDADLILGVVRYPQDFVQRVTDRNVPAVAPPDDLLNAFKTVEEAGDRDGVANPSAAAWRTVDFEDRYRDHLDGAGQQQVLDELRDRAEHRNVWLVCWEKDPRYCHRRVLADVLADDLDAEVVHHPDPADLEEPTDEQDGPKLTSLTEFSGGETA, encoded by the coding sequence GTGACGCTCTACACCACCTACTTCGGTGGCCTCAACTCCCTCGTCCACCCCGACGATGCCGACCTCATCCTCGGCGTCGTCCGGTATCCGCAGGACTTCGTCCAGCGCGTCACCGACCGGAACGTTCCTGCGGTCGCACCGCCCGACGACCTACTTAATGCGTTCAAGACTGTCGAAGAGGCGGGCGACCGCGACGGCGTCGCCAACCCGAGCGCCGCCGCATGGCGCACGGTAGACTTCGAGGACCGCTACCGCGACCATCTCGACGGTGCGGGCCAACAGCAAGTCCTCGACGAACTCCGCGACCGCGCCGAACATCGGAACGTCTGGCTCGTCTGCTGGGAGAAGGACCCGCGGTACTGTCATCGACGCGTGCTTGCCGATGTGCTGGCCGACGACCTCGACGCCGAGGTCGTGCATCATCCCGACCCGGCCGACCTCGAGGAACCTACCGACGAGCAGGACGGTCCAAAACTCACGAGCCTCACCGAGTTCTCGGGTGGTGAGACCGCGTGA